Proteins from a single region of Deltaproteobacteria bacterium:
- the sppA gene encoding signal peptide peptidase SppA, which yields MKRLLLTILLISFYIEGCVSVNIPGPGPLTEHVVGGKGADKILIIDISGIILDKEEENFMGFKTTPRLTARIREELDKASEDNSVKAVVLRINTPGGAVTTCDIINHELKNFKKKTGKIIVSEFMDIAASGGYYIAAASDRIVAHPTNITGSIGVVAYNINASGLLEKIGISNETIKSGDKKDIGSPLRPITSEEREILQGIIDSLYKRFLDVVSEGRKEIAREELKRIADGRVYTAEQALKIKLIDHIGYLDDAIEISKGMAGIKDATIITYAMPSSYKSNIYAAQNMPNTVNLLNIDAGGFMGLPGMRFMYLWMQ from the coding sequence TTGAAAAGGCTATTATTAACCATTCTTTTAATCAGTTTTTACATTGAAGGCTGCGTAAGTGTAAATATCCCCGGACCAGGCCCCCTGACTGAGCATGTAGTAGGCGGCAAAGGGGCCGACAAGATCCTTATCATAGATATATCCGGGATTATTCTGGATAAGGAAGAAGAGAATTTTATGGGGTTTAAGACAACGCCGCGTCTGACTGCGAGGATAAGAGAAGAACTTGATAAGGCATCGGAGGATAATAGTGTCAAGGCTGTGGTTTTGAGGATAAACACACCCGGCGGCGCTGTAACTACCTGCGACATAATAAATCACGAGCTTAAAAACTTTAAGAAAAAAACCGGAAAGATTATTGTGTCTGAGTTTATGGATATAGCTGCATCAGGCGGATATTATATTGCGGCAGCCTCTGACAGGATAGTGGCGCATCCGACAAATATTACAGGCAGCATCGGTGTAGTAGCTTACAATATCAATGCCAGCGGCCTTCTTGAAAAGATAGGCATATCCAATGAAACCATAAAGTCAGGGGATAAAAAGGATATAGGCTCTCCATTAAGGCCGATAACATCTGAGGAAAGAGAGATTCTGCAGGGGATTATAGACAGCTTATACAAAAGGTTTCTTGATGTGGTTTCAGAGGGGAGAAAGGAAATTGCAAGAGAAGAGCTTAAAAGGATTGCAGACGGCAGGGTCTATACTGCTGAGCAGGCCCTTAAAATAAAACTCATTGACCATATAGGTTATCTTGACGATGCCATAGAGATTTCAAAAGGCATGGCAGGCATCAAAGATGCTACGATAATTACCTACGCAATGCCCAGTTCTTATAAAAGCAATATCTATGCTGCACAAAATATGCCCAATACCGTTAACCTTTTAAATATAGACGCAGGTGGTTTTATGGGGCTTCCTGGCATGAGATTTATGTACCTCTGGATGCAGTAA
- the ygiD gene encoding 4,5-DOPA dioxygenase extradiol, translated as MKMPVLFIGHGSPMNVMLKNDFTHSLAELGKSLPRPTAVMVISAHWLTSGATHVGCMTKPRTIYDFYGFPDELYQMDYPSPGSPSDAKFVTKLIKKAPVTCNNDWGLDHAAWAILKHIYPKADIPVFEMSLDYSFNEWRPKPIQYHYDLASELVELRKRGVLIIGSGNIVHNLGLINFKAMGAKPYDWAVEFDEEVKSNLLSGNHKDLIDYKTMGRGASLAVPTLDHYLPMIYAIALQEKGDAFKFIFEGFQHASISMRCFQIG; from the coding sequence ATGAAAATGCCTGTATTGTTCATAGGACACGGTTCGCCTATGAACGTCATGTTAAAAAATGATTTTACCCACAGCCTTGCTGAATTAGGGAAAAGCCTGCCAAGACCAACCGCGGTAATGGTTATTTCAGCGCACTGGTTGACAAGCGGCGCTACGCATGTTGGATGCATGACAAAACCGAGGACAATCTATGATTTTTATGGATTTCCTGATGAGCTGTATCAAATGGATTATCCGAGCCCTGGTTCACCCAGTGACGCCAAATTTGTCACCAAATTGATTAAGAAAGCGCCAGTAACGTGTAACAACGATTGGGGATTGGACCACGCCGCATGGGCGATTTTAAAACATATTTATCCAAAAGCAGACATTCCCGTATTTGAAATGAGTTTGGATTATTCTTTCAATGAATGGCGTCCTAAACCAATCCAGTATCATTATGATCTGGCCTCAGAGCTTGTGGAGTTAAGAAAAAGGGGCGTTCTGATTATCGGCAGCGGCAACATAGTGCACAACCTTGGCCTGATTAATTTCAAGGCTATGGGTGCAAAGCCATATGATTGGGCTGTTGAGTTTGATGAAGAGGTGAAATCAAACCTGCTCAGCGGAAATCATAAAGATTTGATAGATTATAAAACCATGGGCAGGGGCGCTTCCTTAGCGGTTCCTACGCTTGACCATTATTTACCCATGATATACGCGATTGCCTTACAGGAAAAAGGAGATGCTTTCAAATTCATTTTTGAAGGGTTTCAACATGCCTCAATATCCATGAGATGTTTTCAGATAGGATGA
- the gpmI gene encoding 2,3-bisphosphoglycerate-independent phosphoglycerate mutase: protein MRPVILIVLDGWGINPQKKGNAQLLAKTPFISKIFKEYPHTELETSGLSVGLPKGQMGNSEVGHLTMGAGRIVYQELTRIDKEIETGAFFKNKTLLESMSAIKKKNSALHLMGLVSDGGVHSHINHLFTLLDMAKQNGLKKVFIHAFLDGRDTSPTSGKGYIEQLQAHLDKTGIGRIATISGRYYAMDRDNRWERVEKAYKALALGEGRLSANPVEAVLSAYEKGETDEFVMPAVIMSNNKPVAVIKDGDGIIFFNFRADRARELTRAFTQEGFKGFNRENKLNLSAYVCLTEYDATFNIPVAFPQQSLKNILGELLSKNNIKQLRIAETEKYAHITFFFNGGVEKPFLMEERVLIPSPRDVPTYDKKPEMSAYLVTDELEKRIKNGDYKFILVNYANGDMVGHTGIMDAAVKACEVLDGCLAKVVTAAGEKGWITLITADHGNIEQMIDYDTNDAYTAHTTNPVPFVLIDNERKNVRLRKGGLSDVAPTILDLMGIEKPKDMTGKSLVNCR from the coding sequence GTGAGACCTGTCATACTTATTGTCCTCGACGGCTGGGGTATAAACCCGCAAAAAAAAGGGAATGCCCAGCTCCTTGCAAAAACTCCATTCATAAGTAAAATCTTTAAGGAATATCCTCATACGGAATTGGAAACATCAGGCCTGTCAGTGGGACTGCCGAAAGGCCAGATGGGGAATTCTGAGGTGGGACATCTTACTATGGGCGCGGGAAGGATTGTTTATCAGGAGCTTACCAGAATAGATAAAGAGATAGAGACCGGGGCATTCTTCAAAAACAAAACCCTGTTGGAATCCATGTCTGCAATAAAAAAGAAAAACAGCGCGCTCCACCTTATGGGGCTTGTGTCGGACGGCGGCGTTCACAGCCATATAAATCACCTCTTTACATTATTGGATATGGCCAAACAAAATGGTTTAAAGAAGGTTTTTATCCATGCGTTTCTGGATGGAAGAGATACATCGCCGACCAGCGGCAAGGGCTATATTGAGCAATTGCAGGCGCATCTTGATAAGACAGGCATTGGCAGGATAGCCACAATCTCCGGCCGCTACTATGCAATGGACAGGGACAATCGATGGGAGCGTGTAGAAAAGGCATACAAGGCATTGGCACTCGGCGAAGGAAGGCTATCGGCAAATCCTGTTGAGGCGGTTCTTTCAGCCTATGAGAAGGGCGAGACCGATGAATTTGTGATGCCTGCTGTCATAATGAGCAATAATAAGCCTGTGGCTGTAATAAAAGATGGAGACGGGATAATCTTTTTTAATTTCAGGGCAGACAGGGCAAGGGAGCTGACAAGGGCGTTTACGCAGGAAGGATTTAAAGGATTTAACAGGGAGAATAAGTTAAATTTATCCGCCTATGTATGCCTTACAGAATACGACGCAACATTTAACATCCCTGTTGCATTTCCCCAGCAGAGTTTAAAAAACATCCTCGGCGAGCTTTTGAGCAAAAATAATATAAAACAGCTAAGGATAGCAGAGACAGAAAAATATGCCCATATAACCTTTTTCTTTAACGGCGGGGTAGAAAAACCCTTTCTCATGGAAGAAAGGGTACTCATACCCTCGCCGAGGGATGTCCCGACCTACGACAAGAAACCTGAAATGAGCGCATATCTGGTTACAGATGAACTGGAAAAGAGGATAAAAAACGGAGACTATAAATTTATTCTTGTGAACTATGCCAACGGCGATATGGTGGGGCATACAGGGATTATGGACGCCGCTGTCAAGGCGTGCGAGGTTCTGGATGGGTGCCTTGCAAAGGTCGTAACTGCTGCCGGAGAAAAAGGATGGATTACGCTAATTACCGCGGATCACGGAAATATTGAGCAGATGATAGACTACGACACGAATGATGCCTATACAGCCCACACAACAAACCCTGTACCGTTTGTATTGATAGACAATGAGAGGAAAAATGTACGCTTAAGAAAAGGCGGCCTGTCCGATGTAGCCCCTACCATACTTGATTTAATGGGCATTGAAAAACCTAAAGATATGACAGGAAAATCACTGGTAAATTGCAGATAG